The segment CGATCAGAGGAGAGATAAACGGGAAGTACTTGCCGGTAGCAGTTACCAGGAAGGCCGCGATGTCAGGCGTCATACCCGCGTATCCCATGATCTTGGCAGTTGCGAGAACACTCATGATCGTGACTATTGTCTTGACATTGTTCTTAACAGTTCTTCCAAACACGCTCAGCAGTGTGTTAACAGAAGCTCCCTGGATCAGTCCGCCGATCACGGCAGAGATGATGATGATCACGCCGGGAGTGTTGACCCAGGCAAAAGTCAGCTTGGAATCGGGATTCCCCAGATAAATGTGGAAGCTGCTCTTGATCGCTGACAGGGGCTGCTTGATGAAAGGAACAAGACTTGTCAGAACGAGCAGGACAAAGATCAGAAGGAAAGGCGCCCATGCGATAACTGCCTCCTTCAGAGTCAGAGATCCTTCAGAATCCGCGCTCTGTGTAGCCTTCGCCCTGTACTCCTCGGGCACTTCGCCCTTTCTCATCCTCGCAAAGACCACGATGGCGACCATGCTGCAGATCGCGCCGATGATATCCGGAAGCTCCGGTCCCACAAAAGTTGCAAAGATAAACATGGGAAGGAGGAAGGATACAAGCGCGACGATGATCATGCCGATCATCCCCTTAAAGGCCTTAAAGCCTTTTCCAATAATGAATATCAGGAAGAAGGGCAGCATAGCGAAGATCAACAGCTCTATTTTGGCAGTGTCTCCCGAGAGCTTGACCACATCGAGCCCGGTGATATTGGAGATTGTGGTAGTAGGGACACCTACGGAGCCAAAGGCTGTGGGCATCGAATTGACCACAAGACAGCCTACTACGACCGGAAGGGGCTCCATGCCGAGGGCGATCAGGATTCCTGCAGGGATCGCGACTGCGGTTCCGAATCCTGCCATGCCTTCCATGAAGTGGCCGAAAGCCCACGCGATCAAAAGAGCGAGGACGCGCTGGTCCGTCGAGACGCTCGCCAACATCTTCTTGATCTTCTCCATTGCGCCGGTTTCAAGACTGAGGTTATACGTAAACAGCGCCGCGACAATGACAAGGCAGATCGGCCACAGCGCGTTGAGGGCTCCTTCGAGCGCCGCAGTGAGCATGAAGACCGGATTGAACTTCCAGATCGCGACAGATTCGATCGCTGTGATGATAACAGTAATAATGCAGGCTTTGTAGCCCGGCATTTTCAAGACGCTGAGAGCGACCATAAGCCAGATGATCGGAGCCAGTGCAAGAATAAAGTGAACAAACTGCATTGTTTTTCTCCTTTGCTTGAAAAGAAAAGCGGTGCACGCGCAGTTACACCGCTTTTCTGTCCGGAGTTCTCTTTTGTGAGTGCTTCCGGTAACGGATAAGTATATTCACCTCCGCCATTCAAGGCGGGAACTCCCAATCGCTCCGATCAGCGAACCTTGTAGCATACCTTGCCAGGGTTCAGGATCATCTTAGGATCAAAGACCTGCTTGATGCCTTCCATGATGCGCATCTGGGCATCGCCGGAGAAGTCCGCGAGGAATTCCATCTTGCCGTGTCCGATTCCGTGCTCGCCGGAGATCAGGCCGCCCATTTCCGCTGCCTTCGCGTAGATGTCTTTCATGAAGACTTCGACGTCTTTCTTAAATGTTGCCTCATCAACAGTGTCATCTCCGCATGCGTAGATGTGAAGGTTGCCGTCGCCTGCATGGCCGAAGCTCTTGATCTTGAAGCAGTATCTGTCCTCTGTGGACTTGACGTACTTAAGATACTCCGCGATCTTGGTCACGGGAACAACGACGTCGCACTCGTCAAGCCATGTTGTCTCAGCTTCGATCGCCTCGAGGAAGGAAGAACGCGCTGCCCATGCGTCGCGCTTCTTGGCGGGGGAATCCGCTACAAGAACGTCGATGGCGCCCTCTTCGAGGACCACTTCCGCCGCCTTCTCTACCAAGTCATTGAGCTGGTCGAAATCGTCTCCGTCGAATGTCACGAGCAGA is part of the uncultured Fibrobacter sp. genome and harbors:
- a CDS encoding L-lactate permease, with product MQFVHFILALAPIIWLMVALSVLKMPGYKACIITVIITAIESVAIWKFNPVFMLTAALEGALNALWPICLVIVAALFTYNLSLETGAMEKIKKMLASVSTDQRVLALLIAWAFGHFMEGMAGFGTAVAIPAGILIALGMEPLPVVVGCLVVNSMPTAFGSVGVPTTTISNITGLDVVKLSGDTAKIELLIFAMLPFFLIFIIGKGFKAFKGMIGMIIVALVSFLLPMFIFATFVGPELPDIIGAICSMVAIVVFARMRKGEVPEEYRAKATQSADSEGSLTLKEAVIAWAPFLLIFVLLVLTSLVPFIKQPLSAIKSSFHIYLGNPDSKLTFAWVNTPGVIIIISAVIGGLIQGASVNTLLSVFGRTVKNNVKTIVTIMSVLATAKIMGYAGMTPDIAAFLVTATGKYFPFISPLIGTLGGFVTGSGTSTCVLFGPMQAETAAAIGSDPSWLVASNTCGAGIGKMISPQGIAIGAASAGLTGQESTILSRAIKYCVVFVVVAGVLCLVTFGGAALVYLVLWLVLPCEQEPAQYGRDPHRNL